The Gemmatimonadota bacterium genome has a window encoding:
- a CDS encoding efflux RND transporter permease subunit — protein sequence MKNAIEWFARNSVAANLLMVLILGGGILLVSRIRMEVFPEFSQDMINVSMIYLGAAPEEVEEAICIRIEEAVLGLDGIERITSTASENSGVVNIEIESGADMRKLLDDVKARVDAITTFPVETEKPVIREITNRRQVINVAISGPTDEKTLKTIGEQVRDDIATIPGITQVDLVSTRPYEIAIEVSENDLRRYDLTFSEIALAVRRFSLDLPGGAIRTQGGEILLRTKGQAYRGKEFESLVLRSRPDGTYLRLGDVATVIDGFAETDQSAQFDAEPTVTVKVYRVGDQNALDITKKVKAYINNTQQRMPDGIKLTVWADFSRILNDRLELMLHNGQLGFILVFIALTMFLRLRLAFWVALGIPISFLGAIGLMPFFDISINMISLFAFIVVLGIVVDDAVIVGENIYRHYQMGKRGLRAAIDGAQEVYVPVIFAILTSIAAFSPLLTVEGSMGKIMRLIPMIVILTLIFSLIESLFILPAHLAHAKIDSKKDSDPPRKRAIVTLWQRVQNGVADGLLIAVDRYYRPFLEWALQWRYLTLAGGVATLFLTVGLVGGGWIKFVFFPNVESDNIVAMLTMPQGTPAEVTEKAVRRLEASAQQLQREIEGEKSGSVFRHVFASVGEQPYRAAQGPPTGNAASFSSAHLGEVYIELMPSENRDISSEEIANRWRELTGAIPDAVELTYSSSLFSSGEAINIQFSGPDYGELREVAEKFKSALNDYPGVFDIADSFRPGKEEVKLSLTRQAETLGITLADLARQVRQAFYGEEAQRIQRGRDDIRVMVRYPESERRSLGNLEDMRIRTPSGGEVPFSIAARAEPGRGYASIRRADRQRVINVTSDVDISIANANEIIADFTHTVLPQILADHPRVRYDFEGQQREQDEMLQGLAQSFVIALLIIYILLAIPFKSYVQPLIVMGAIPFGIVGAVWGHVALGFNLSILSVFGIVALTGIVVNDSLVMVDFINKQREKGHPLFDALREAGAVRFRPILLTSVTTFLGLTPLLLEKSLQAQFLVPMAISLGFGVLFATVITLLLVPISYNILEDIIDAFYRLIGRERRAFRSELNRAAD from the coding sequence ATGAAAAATGCCATTGAATGGTTTGCCCGAAATAGCGTGGCGGCCAATCTGTTGATGGTATTGATCCTGGGAGGTGGTATTCTTCTCGTATCCCGCATTCGCATGGAAGTCTTCCCGGAGTTTTCACAGGATATGATCAATGTCTCCATGATCTATCTGGGGGCTGCTCCCGAAGAAGTCGAAGAAGCCATCTGCATACGCATCGAAGAAGCTGTGCTGGGTCTCGACGGCATTGAGCGCATCACCTCCACGGCATCGGAGAACAGCGGTGTTGTCAACATCGAAATCGAGTCGGGTGCTGATATGCGCAAATTGCTCGACGATGTCAAAGCCCGCGTAGATGCCATCACCACGTTTCCGGTGGAAACGGAAAAACCCGTCATTCGAGAAATCACCAACCGCCGCCAGGTCATCAACGTTGCTATCTCGGGACCGACAGATGAAAAAACCCTCAAAACAATTGGTGAGCAAGTCAGAGACGACATTGCAACCATTCCCGGCATCACACAGGTAGATCTCGTCAGCACACGCCCTTACGAAATCGCTATCGAAGTCTCGGAAAATGACCTGAGGCGTTACGACCTCACCTTTAGCGAAATTGCCCTGGCCGTGAGGCGTTTCTCGCTTGATCTGCCCGGCGGCGCCATTCGAACACAGGGCGGCGAAATCCTGTTGCGCACCAAAGGGCAGGCATATCGAGGCAAAGAATTTGAATCGCTCGTCTTGCGCTCTCGCCCCGATGGCACGTACCTTCGCCTGGGCGATGTCGCCACAGTCATCGACGGGTTTGCGGAAACAGATCAATCTGCTCAATTTGATGCAGAACCCACCGTGACGGTCAAGGTTTATCGCGTAGGCGATCAAAATGCTCTGGACATTACCAAAAAAGTCAAAGCCTATATCAATAATACACAACAACGGATGCCCGATGGCATCAAACTCACCGTCTGGGCAGACTTTTCTCGCATCTTAAATGACCGCCTGGAACTCATGCTGCACAATGGTCAACTGGGTTTTATCCTCGTCTTTATCGCACTGACGATGTTTCTGCGTTTGCGACTCGCCTTCTGGGTTGCTCTGGGCATTCCCATTTCATTTCTCGGCGCAATCGGCCTGATGCCCTTCTTCGACATCTCCATCAACATGATCTCCCTTTTTGCATTTATCGTGGTGCTCGGCATTGTCGTAGATGATGCGGTCATCGTAGGAGAAAACATCTATCGCCATTACCAAATGGGCAAACGCGGTTTGCGCGCCGCCATTGATGGCGCGCAAGAAGTATATGTTCCCGTCATTTTTGCTATCCTCACATCTATTGCGGCCTTCTCTCCCCTGCTCACCGTTGAAGGCAGCATGGGAAAAATCATGAGACTCATTCCCATGATTGTTATCCTTACCCTCATATTTTCCCTCATCGAATCGCTCTTTATTTTACCAGCACACCTCGCGCACGCCAAAATAGATTCAAAAAAAGACAGCGATCCCCCGCGCAAACGCGCCATTGTCACTCTGTGGCAACGCGTTCAAAATGGCGTGGCTGATGGTTTGCTCATCGCTGTTGACCGCTATTATCGCCCCTTTCTCGAATGGGCACTCCAATGGCGGTATCTAACCCTCGCAGGGGGTGTTGCCACGCTCTTTCTCACCGTGGGTCTCGTTGGCGGCGGATGGATCAAGTTCGTCTTTTTTCCCAACGTCGAATCCGATAATATCGTAGCTATGCTCACCATGCCCCAGGGCACACCTGCCGAGGTCACTGAAAAAGCAGTGCGCCGCCTGGAGGCGTCAGCGCAGCAACTCCAACGGGAAATAGAAGGCGAGAAATCAGGTTCGGTATTTCGCCATGTTTTCGCATCTGTGGGCGAACAGCCCTATCGCGCAGCACAAGGTCCGCCCACCGGGAATGCCGCCTCATTTTCATCAGCACATCTGGGCGAAGTCTATATTGAACTCATGCCTTCGGAAAATCGCGACATCAGCAGTGAGGAAATTGCCAACCGCTGGCGCGAACTCACCGGCGCTATTCCCGACGCGGTCGAACTGACCTACTCATCCTCGCTATTTTCATCTGGCGAAGCCATCAATATCCAGTTCTCAGGCCCCGACTACGGCGAATTGCGCGAAGTCGCCGAAAAATTCAAAAGCGCGTTGAATGACTATCCCGGTGTCTTTGACATCGCCGATTCATTTCGCCCGGGGAAAGAGGAGGTAAAACTCTCCCTCACCCGACAAGCTGAAACCCTGGGCATCACATTGGCCGACCTCGCGCGCCAGGTCAGACAGGCATTTTACGGTGAAGAAGCGCAACGCATTCAGCGCGGACGCGACGACATCCGCGTGATGGTGCGCTATCCCGAATCAGAGCGACGATCTCTGGGTAATCTCGAAGACATGCGCATTCGCACGCCCAGCGGTGGTGAAGTGCCCTTCTCAATTGCCGCCAGAGCAGAACCCGGTCGGGGCTATGCATCCATCCGCCGCGCCGACCGCCAAAGAGTTATCAACGTCACGTCCGATGTCGATATCAGCATCGCCAATGCAAACGAAATCATCGCCGATTTCACCCACACTGTCTTGCCTCAAATACTGGCAGACCATCCCCGCGTGCGCTACGATTTTGAAGGCCAGCAAAGAGAACAGGATGAAATGCTACAGGGACTGGCCCAAAGCTTTGTTATCGCCTTGCTCATCATTTATATTTTGCTCGCCATTCCCTTCAAATCCTATGTCCAACCCCTCATTGTGATGGGGGCCATCCCATTTGGAATCGTCGGCGCAGTCTGGGGGCATGTCGCTCTTGGATTTAATCTCTCGATTCTCTCCGTATTTGGCATCGTTGCACTTACAGGTATCGTCGTCAATGACAGTCTGGTCATGGTCGATTTTATCAACAAACAACGCGAAAAAGGCCACCCACTTTTCGATGCCCTCCGCGAAGCCGGTGCTGTGCGTTTTCGCCCCATACTCCTGACCTCAGTCACGACATTTCTGGGCCTCACCCCCCTGCTATTGGAAAAAAGCCTTCAGGCGCAATTCCTGGTGCCAATGGCCATATCCCTCGGTTTTGGTGTTCTCTTTGCAACCGTTATCACCCTCTTGCTCGTTCCCATCAGCTACAATATTCTCGAAGACATTATCGACGCCTTCTACCGCCTCATCGGGCGCGAACGCCGCGCATTCCGATCAGAACTGAATCGCGCTGCAGATTAA
- a CDS encoding sulfatase-like hydrolase/transferase: MAPNIIFILTDDQGPWAAGCYGNPEIRTPNLDRIAATGIRFDNFFVTIPVCSPSRASFLTGRIPSQHGVHDWIREGNTGPDAASYLQDEICYTDILSEHGWTCGLSGKWHLGNSTLPQHGFSHWFAHEKGGGPYNDATLVRNGELVTVPGYVTTAITDDALAFIDNHADDNKPFYLSVHYTAPHSPWTGHPQDIVDSYDDCPFESCPQEDPHPWAGGLSGNLGNRESLKGYFAAVTAMDYDVGRILDKIEDKEIRDNTLVVFTSDNGFSCGHHGFWGKGNGTRPLNMYENSIKVPFLSSHPGVIPEGSVQPAMASGYDFMPTLLDYLNLPLPEGRNYPGRSFLSALKGEEDPGRDNVVIYDEYGTTRMIRTAKWKYVHRYPDGPNELYDLQNDPDERDNLVDDNAQASRIKTMKTQMETWFATYSVPDKDGRDYNVTGSGQLRPVGRNWEDDRKPFA; the protein is encoded by the coding sequence ATGGCTCCCAACATCATCTTTATCCTCACCGATGATCAAGGACCCTGGGCTGCCGGATGTTATGGCAATCCAGAAATTCGCACCCCCAATCTCGACCGCATTGCTGCCACGGGTATTCGCTTCGACAATTTCTTTGTCACCATTCCCGTGTGTTCGCCCAGCCGCGCCTCTTTTCTCACCGGTCGCATCCCCTCACAACACGGCGTACACGATTGGATCCGCGAAGGCAACACCGGTCCCGATGCAGCTTCTTATCTCCAGGACGAAATCTGCTATACCGATATCCTATCCGAACACGGCTGGACGTGTGGGCTATCGGGCAAATGGCACCTGGGCAATAGCACCTTGCCTCAGCACGGCTTCTCTCACTGGTTTGCCCACGAAAAAGGCGGTGGTCCCTACAACGACGCCACACTGGTACGCAACGGCGAACTCGTCACCGTACCGGGTTATGTGACCACCGCCATCACCGACGACGCCCTCGCATTCATCGACAACCACGCCGATGACAATAAGCCCTTTTATCTCAGCGTTCACTACACAGCGCCCCACAGCCCCTGGACCGGACACCCCCAGGATATTGTCGATTCCTACGACGACTGCCCATTTGAATCCTGCCCACAAGAAGATCCACACCCCTGGGCGGGTGGCTTGAGCGGTAATTTGGGCAACCGCGAAAGTCTCAAAGGTTATTTTGCCGCAGTTACCGCAATGGATTATGACGTAGGACGCATCCTCGATAAAATTGAGGACAAAGAGATTCGCGACAACACCCTCGTTGTCTTCACCTCTGACAATGGCTTTTCCTGCGGTCATCACGGCTTTTGGGGCAAAGGCAATGGCACGCGCCCCTTAAATATGTATGAAAACTCCATCAAAGTGCCCTTCCTATCCAGTCATCCCGGCGTCATCCCCGAAGGCAGCGTGCAACCCGCAATGGCTTCGGGATACGATTTTATGCCCACCCTTCTCGACTATCTCAACTTGCCCTTACCAGAAGGCCGCAACTACCCCGGCCGATCCTTCCTCTCTGCACTTAAAGGCGAAGAAGATCCCGGGCGCGACAATGTCGTTATATACGACGAATACGGCACGACGCGCATGATTCGCACGGCTAAGTGGAAATACGTACATCGCTATCCCGATGGTCCCAATGAACTCTATGACCTGCAAAACGATCCCGACGAGCGCGACAACCTCGTTGACGACAATGCGCAGGCCAGCCGCATAAAAACGATGAAAACGCAGATGGAAACGTGGTTTGCGACCTACAGCGTTCCCGACAAAGACGGACGCGATTACAATGTCACAGGTAGCGGGCAACTCCGCCCTGTCGGCCGAAACTGGGAAGACGACCGCAAACCCTTTGCATAA
- a CDS encoding sugar phosphate isomerase/epimerase — protein MKTGVCSYCFNSMLTEGKISLMEAIEFVGKETEADCFEPYSPYWSPDRDVQEQAREARKLMDRVGLQASCHALATDFAVYDEGENRACLDWCEKMLQVAVILGADTVRVDPRTAPPPGRSRDDIDPEDALARVAQSMQTVADSAIEKGLKVGVENHGLLLGRTSQTARIVERVDRPNFGVNLDFTNFRTVFGEDHVEATRLLARHVVHIHAKDFHIRQDPQSGEEWREIPSGEYVKRAIGGEGNSGWTEIFRILKDVGYKGTICLEVSDPADIRGSVAKGAANLKRIISEVEQL, from the coding sequence GTGAAAACGGGTGTGTGCAGTTACTGCTTCAATTCGATGCTGACCGAGGGTAAGATCTCTTTGATGGAGGCCATCGAATTCGTGGGAAAGGAGACTGAGGCCGACTGCTTTGAGCCCTACTCCCCATACTGGAGTCCCGATCGAGACGTGCAAGAACAGGCGCGCGAGGCCCGGAAACTGATGGACCGGGTGGGCCTGCAGGCTTCGTGCCACGCCCTGGCGACTGATTTCGCCGTCTATGACGAAGGCGAAAATCGCGCCTGCCTGGACTGGTGCGAGAAGATGCTCCAGGTCGCTGTGATCCTCGGAGCCGATACGGTCCGAGTCGATCCCCGCACCGCCCCACCTCCCGGCAGATCCCGCGACGATATCGATCCCGAAGATGCCCTCGCCCGCGTTGCCCAAAGCATGCAGACCGTCGCAGACAGCGCTATCGAAAAAGGCTTGAAAGTCGGCGTTGAGAACCACGGGCTGCTGCTCGGACGCACGTCGCAGACAGCGCGCATCGTCGAGCGGGTCGATCGCCCCAACTTCGGCGTGAACCTCGACTTCACCAATTTCCGCACGGTCTTTGGAGAAGACCACGTTGAGGCGACCCGGCTTCTCGCCAGACATGTCGTCCACATTCACGCCAAGGACTTCCACATTCGGCAGGATCCCCAATCTGGGGAGGAGTGGCGCGAAATCCCCTCGGGCGAATACGTCAAGCGCGCGATCGGCGGCGAGGGGAATTCGGGTTGGACCGAGATCTTTCGCATCCTCAAAGATGTGGGCTACAAGGGCACTATCTGCCTCGAGGTCTCAGATCCAGCGGACATCCGGGGCAGTGTCGCCAAAGGAGCGGCCAATTTGAAGCGTATCATCTCGGAGGTGGAGCAGTTGTAA
- a CDS encoding DegT/DnrJ/EryC1/StrS family aminotransferase — protein MNEKLAIHGGEKTRTAPFPSRTPFGKKEEELLLDAVRSQNLFGKSGTYVKDFEKQFAEFYGMGYAQSSTSGTAAIHLAVGVVDPEPGDEIITAPITDPGSVMPILIQNAVPVFADVDPLTMNMTPESIEANITDRTRAIILVHLFGRPCNVEEVVKIAEKYHITLIEDCSQCHATKYKGRYVGTFGHMGCFSLQQSKHMTTGDGGMTVTHDRETYIRLKLFSDKGWDYQYMADRDHAFVAPNYRMTEMQGAVGLAQLEKVRGVVEQRHELGALLCELIADTPGITPIPPEGDREVSWWNFIFHVTGHDPDEFCKAVRAEGVSMGAHYIKDPIFMRGNYLTEKRTYGNSGFPFHHGVTSREYNYGPELVPGAVQALSTVVVWGLHEHLDENDIRDTAAAINKVANGLGR, from the coding sequence ATGAACGAAAAATTAGCTATTCATGGCGGAGAAAAAACGCGCACAGCCCCCTTCCCCTCGCGCACGCCATTTGGAAAAAAAGAAGAAGAATTGTTATTGGACGCCGTGCGCAGTCAAAATTTATTTGGCAAGAGCGGCACCTATGTCAAAGATTTTGAAAAGCAATTTGCCGAATTTTACGGAATGGGATATGCACAAAGTTCAACGAGCGGCACGGCGGCCATTCATCTGGCAGTGGGCGTTGTCGATCCCGAACCGGGGGACGAAATCATCACCGCGCCCATTACCGATCCGGGCAGCGTAATGCCCATATTGATTCAAAATGCCGTGCCCGTATTTGCCGACGTCGATCCCCTGACGATGAACATGACACCCGAATCAATTGAAGCAAATATTACAGACCGTACGCGCGCAATCATCCTCGTACACTTGTTCGGGCGCCCCTGCAATGTTGAAGAAGTGGTAAAAATTGCGGAAAAATATCATATCACGCTAATTGAAGATTGCAGCCAATGTCACGCCACCAAATACAAAGGTCGCTATGTGGGAACTTTTGGGCACATGGGTTGTTTTAGTTTGCAACAGTCAAAACACATGACCACGGGCGATGGCGGGATGACGGTCACGCATGACCGAGAAACCTATATTCGCCTCAAGCTGTTCTCCGATAAAGGATGGGATTATCAATATATGGCCGACCGCGATCACGCTTTTGTCGCACCCAACTATCGCATGACCGAAATGCAGGGCGCGGTTGGCCTCGCGCAGTTGGAAAAGGTGCGCGGCGTGGTCGAGCAACGCCACGAACTGGGCGCGTTGCTTTGTGAACTGATTGCCGATACCCCGGGCATAACACCCATTCCCCCCGAGGGAGACCGCGAGGTCTCGTGGTGGAATTTTATTTTTCACGTCACGGGCCACGATCCCGATGAATTTTGCAAAGCCGTGCGTGCCGAAGGCGTATCTATGGGGGCGCATTATATCAAAGACCCGATATTTATGCGAGGGAATTATCTGACCGAAAAACGCACCTATGGAAACAGCGGATTCCCCTTTCACCACGGCGTAACAAGCCGCGAATATAACTACGGCCCGGAACTCGTTCCAGGCGCAGTACAGGCATTGAGTACAGTTGTCGTATGGGGCCTTCACGAGCACCTCGACGAAAACGACATCCGCGACACTGCCGCCGCAATCAACAAAGTCGCAAACGGCCTGGGCAGATAG
- a CDS encoding DPP IV N-terminal domain-containing protein: MHQSRTQWYYTRHIFASVLCILTLSACGNTPPDVTGPTPGEPGAEAIPGGPGRISYLRQNLQTGSFHLHIVDPDGKNPINLNPIDDLAEYSGQSWSSDGTQLAFASNRSGNANFNIFVMNADGSNIRSVVEDSGGDFASSWSPDGQKILFQAWRSDETTWDIYVVNINGSDEKVLINTEMEEQLPVWSPDGTKFAYQAGHRGRGTDIYIANADGTGAMRLTDGNGTLHSAPAWSPDGRQIAFESNRHQPPPTDTRTPLAQYEIYLMNPDGSNVRRLTSSQPLEALRNPTWSPDGKQIAFAFHTYATNLISGFSTIKVMNVDGSNMYSIPNLPIGARFPRWSPVP, encoded by the coding sequence ATGCATCAGTCTCGTACACAGTGGTATTACACCAGACATATTTTTGCAAGTGTGCTCTGTATTTTAACTCTTTCTGCTTGCGGAAACACACCACCGGACGTCACGGGCCCCACACCGGGCGAACCCGGGGCAGAGGCAATACCGGGAGGTCCGGGTCGGATCTCATATTTGAGGCAAAACCTGCAAACGGGCAGTTTTCATCTCCATATCGTAGATCCCGATGGAAAAAACCCCATCAATCTCAATCCCATAGACGACCTGGCTGAATATTCCGGGCAATCGTGGTCGTCCGACGGCACACAACTCGCCTTTGCCTCGAACCGCAGTGGCAATGCCAATTTCAACATTTTTGTCATGAATGCCGACGGGAGCAATATCCGCAGTGTGGTTGAAGATTCGGGAGGCGATTTTGCATCGTCCTGGTCGCCCGATGGGCAGAAAATTCTCTTTCAAGCATGGCGTAGCGATGAGACAACCTGGGATATTTATGTCGTCAATATCAACGGCTCTGACGAAAAGGTGTTGATCAATACAGAGATGGAAGAACAACTGCCCGTCTGGTCGCCCGATGGCACCAAATTTGCCTATCAGGCTGGACATCGCGGTCGGGGAACCGATATCTATATCGCCAATGCCGATGGTACAGGCGCGATGCGTTTGACAGATGGCAATGGCACCTTGCACTCTGCACCTGCCTGGTCGCCCGATGGAAGGCAGATAGCATTCGAATCCAACCGCCATCAACCCCCACCAACAGATACGAGAACACCCCTGGCACAGTACGAGATTTACTTAATGAATCCGGATGGTTCAAATGTGCGCCGTCTCACGTCTTCCCAACCCCTCGAAGCATTGCGCAATCCAACCTGGTCGCCCGATGGAAAGCAAATAGCATTTGCATTTCACACCTATGCAACAAATCTCATCTCGGGATTTTCGACCATTAAGGTCATGAATGTAGATGGCTCTAATATGTACTCCATTCCCAATCTCCCCATTGGCGCACGCTTCCCGCGCTGGTCGCCCGTGCCGTAA
- a CDS encoding phytanoyl-CoA dioxygenase family protein gives MRRPTDAERQEWEDNGVLFLENAIVGEDLARLQATFDQCAAEARREWLEGIAKGTRPAAHFDIPKPLEKDDLFIDLIDYPGWYGFLMDFADEDLILLAPQVRTLPVSPISYVGWHPDVPHTIPLHMKVQIYIEDVPANGGAFGYVPGSHKPDVGSCPLVRPLDSMPGHKVYPGKAGDAVLFNSYGWHTSMVNRTLKPRKSIILIYEKWSKDRISTKHFAAIAHKCTTPDRRRLFSLDER, from the coding sequence ATGAGACGGCCAACAGATGCTGAACGGCAGGAGTGGGAAGACAACGGCGTGTTGTTTTTAGAAAATGCAATTGTTGGAGAAGACCTCGCGCGATTACAGGCGACATTTGATCAATGTGCCGCCGAGGCCAGGCGCGAATGGTTGGAGGGAATTGCGAAAGGCACGCGTCCCGCTGCCCATTTTGATATTCCAAAACCACTGGAAAAGGACGACTTATTTATCGACCTGATCGATTATCCTGGCTGGTACGGGTTTTTGATGGATTTCGCCGATGAAGACCTGATCTTGCTCGCGCCGCAAGTTCGAACCCTGCCGGTCTCACCCATCAGTTATGTGGGCTGGCATCCAGATGTCCCGCATACAATACCACTCCACATGAAGGTACAGATTTATATTGAGGATGTTCCGGCCAATGGCGGAGCATTTGGATATGTACCGGGCAGCCACAAACCCGACGTCGGGTCTTGTCCCTTGGTCCGTCCGCTGGATTCAATGCCGGGGCACAAAGTGTATCCGGGCAAAGCGGGCGATGCGGTATTATTCAATTCTTATGGATGGCATACATCGATGGTCAACCGCACGTTAAAGCCGCGCAAGTCGATTATTCTCATCTATGAAAAGTGGAGTAAGGACCGCATATCGACCAAACATTTTGCAGCGATAGCACACAAATGCACAACGCCAGACCGCAGGCGGTTGTTCAGCCTGGATGAGAGATGA
- a CDS encoding amidohydrolase family protein — translation MPIIDSHLHVFEKLSDEFPREVDDQCPADRAETAEKLLEVMAANGVDQAVLTQIGGAQLAHHRYLQHCLKTYPNRFRGIGLIPRDEWDAPEDHMDRLAENGDIIGFRINEIGGPTDPLSQMDIQTFTSYRIWKHAAKKNYVMWLYIRAKDAHQVAFMVQAFPEIRAVFNHLMICPGEGMFSWDNEGRPHINTPIPPMTRYSMLGLHEYPNICVHLSGQYAFSKEAWPYRDLESWHKTLLSRFGADKLMWATDFPWILEDPGYDKLVQVIDEMLPDLNPRQKAEIMGGTAKQVLGFPDLAD, via the coding sequence ATGCCAATTATTGACTCGCACCTGCATGTATTTGAAAAGCTGTCAGATGAATTTCCCCGCGAGGTGGATGATCAGTGTCCTGCAGACAGGGCAGAGACAGCAGAAAAATTGCTGGAGGTCATGGCGGCAAATGGGGTTGATCAGGCCGTGCTGACGCAGATTGGCGGTGCGCAATTGGCGCACCATCGGTACTTACAGCATTGTTTAAAGACCTACCCCAATCGCTTTCGGGGAATTGGGTTGATTCCCCGAGATGAATGGGACGCGCCGGAAGACCACATGGATCGGTTGGCTGAGAATGGGGATATTATCGGATTCAGGATTAACGAAATTGGCGGGCCTACCGATCCTCTATCTCAAATGGATATACAAACATTCACTTCGTATCGCATCTGGAAACACGCGGCAAAAAAAAACTACGTGATGTGGCTCTATATTCGGGCAAAAGACGCGCATCAAGTCGCCTTTATGGTTCAGGCATTTCCCGAAATTCGCGCCGTATTTAACCACCTGATGATCTGTCCAGGCGAGGGAATGTTTTCGTGGGATAACGAAGGGCGCCCGCACATCAATACCCCCATACCCCCCATGACGCGCTACTCGATGCTGGGCTTGCACGAATACCCCAATATCTGCGTACATCTATCGGGGCAATATGCATTTAGCAAAGAAGCCTGGCCCTATCGCGATTTAGAGAGCTGGCACAAAACATTGCTTTCCAGGTTCGGAGCAGACAAATTGATGTGGGCGACGGATTTTCCCTGGATTTTGGAAGATCCGGGATATGATAAGCTGGTGCAGGTAATCGATGAAATGCTACCAGATTTGAACCCGCGGCAAAAAGCAGAGATTATGGGGGGAACGGCAAAACAGGTTTTGGGCTTTCCCGACCTGGCGGATTGA